From the genome of Nitrospiria bacterium:
GGTGTCCCATCGACGTCGGAAGGTTGTCCACCCCGCCGGTCGCCAGATTATGACAGGAATTACAGCTGATCGTATCGCCTTTGGACAACCGCGGTTCAAAATAGAGCATCTTTCCCAGGGCAACCTTCTCGGGGGTGGTCGGATTGTCCGCGGGCGCGGGCATCGCGCTCGGAAGCGGTTTAAAAAACTGGTTGGCCTGCTTGATCAGATCGGCGTCTTGAGAATAGGCCTCGGGAGCGCCTAAGATTATACCCAGCCATACCAGTCCCCACGCCGCAATTTTCTTTCGTCGCATTCGATCTCTCCTCTCGTTTCATCCGGGATTTATTAAAGCGCCGATTCCAAGCGAGATCGGTCTCGACCGCTCAACCTGAATCGCGAAAACTTCTAAATCTTCTCCTTGACCATCTCGATCGCGCCGCAGGGACATTCCTTCACGCAGATGCCGCAGCCCTTGCAGTAGTCGTAATTGAAGGCGAAGCGTTTCCCGGGGCCGAGCTTGATCACGGCGTTGTCGGGGCAGACGCCGTAACAGTTGTCGCACTCGAAGCAGTTGCCGCACGACAAACAGCGCCGGGCCTCGAGCAACGCGGATTCCGGATCGAGGCCCCCCGCGACCTCATCGAAGGTGGAACGCCGCCGGGCGGCTTCCAGAACCGGTTGTTTGGACCGTTCGGCGTCGGTGTAATACCACGTGTTGAGCTTGTCAAACGTCGCGACCGGGTGAGCCGCCGCTTTCACGTAACGGGTCCCGCGCAGATAGGCGTCGATATGCCGCGCGGCTTTTTTCCCGTGGCCGGTGGCCACGGTGACCGTGCGCTCGGACGGAACCATGTCGCCCCCCGCAAAGACGCCGGCCCGCCCCGTCATCATCGTCTCGTCCACCCGGATGATGCCGTCCTCGGCGATGACCAGGCCGGGAACGTTCCGTAAAAAACCCGTATCCACGTTTTGGCCCAACGCCAGAATCACCGTGTCCGCGTCGATTTCCTCAAACCGGCCGGTCGGCTTCGGACGGCCGGTTTCATCCAACTCCATCACCTCGACCGTAAACTTTACGTCGTCCGCCTGTTTGATCGTCCGAAGCCAATGGATGACGACCCCTTCTTCGAGCGCCTCTTTAAGCTCAAAATCGTGGGCCGGCATATGCTCGCGGTCCCGCCGGTATACGATCACGGCCTCCTCCGCGCCCAAACGCTTCGCGGTCCGCGCGGCGTCGATCGCGGTGTTTCCCCCGCCGTAGACCATGACCCGCCTTCCGATCTTCGGAGGAGTTTTGCCCTCCATGCTTTTCAGGAAACTCGCCGCATCCAGGATTTTCCCCGCGTCGCGCCCGGGAATCTCGGTCCGCTTGGCGAGATGGGCTCCGACGGCGAGAAAGGCCGCGTCAAACTTTCCTTCGATCAGGGCCGCCTCCAGGTCCTCAACCTTATGATTCAACCGGATCGTAACGCCCATCGCTTCGACCCGGGCGATCTCGGTGTCCAGAATGTCGCGCGGGAGACGGTATTTCGGAATCCCGAAGCGCATCATTCCGCCCGCCTTGGGACCGGCGTCGTAAATCGTCGCGGCATGGCCGAAGCGGGCCAGATGGTAGGCCGCCGACAGGCCGCTGGGACCGGCGCCGACGATCAGGACCTTTTTTCCGGTCGCCGGTCCGCAGACCACCCGCCAGCCTTCCCGGATCGCCTGATCGCCCAGAAACCGCTCGACGGCGTGAATCCCGACCGCCTCATCCAATTGGGCCCGGTTGCAGGCCGTCTCGCACGGATGATAGCAGACACGGCCGTGAAGCGCCGGAAAGGGATTATCCAGCATCAGGACTTCCCAGGCTTCCTTGTACTTTCCTTCCTCGGCCGGGTACAGCCAGCCCTGGATATCCTCGCCCGCCGGGCAGGCGTGGTTGCAAGGCGGCAGACGATCGACATAGACCGGGCGCTCGGTCCGCCACATGCCGGTGTGGTTGGCCAGGCTGCTGTTCGGGTCGAGGCTGATGGCAAAGGGTTTACGTTCCATGGGAGCCCGCTCCTTCCATCAAGCCGTATTCGGCGATATGGCGGTCCGCGACGGCCTGAATGGCCGCGAGGGTTTCCCGATGGGACGGATCCTGGAACAAATGCTTGAAGCGGCCCTGCAGCTCGAGGTAACGTTCCACCGGAACTTTCCGCCGGATCAGGGTCCGGCCGGTGATTTGTCCATGCTCGGCCTCAAACAACGGAAACAGACCGGACTCGACCGCGAGACGGGCGACCCGGATCGTGAGCGCCGGGTCGTGCGCCCATCCCAGCGGACAGGGAACATGGATATGAATGTATCTCGAACCGGTAAGCCCCATCGCCTTCGTTACTTTGGCCTCCAGGTCCCGGAGGTCCGCCACCGAGGCTGTCGCCACGTAGGGAATGCCGTGGGCCATCGCGATGCGAGGGACGTTCTTTCCGGTCTCGAAGGAATTCCCCGGATGCTCCCCCACGGCCGGCGTGGTCATGGTCCGCGCGGCCGGCGGCGTCGAGCCGGAGCGCTGGACGCCGGTGTTCATGTAGCCCTCGTTGTCGTAACAGAGGTACAGAACATCATCGTTGCGCTCAAGCATTCCGGAAAGACATCCGAACCCGATGTCGACCGTCCCCCCGTCCCCGCCCTGGGCGACCACCTTTACGTCCGCGCGGCCCTTGGCCCGAAGCGCGGCCGCGACGCCGGCGGCCACGGCCGGGGCATTGCCGAAGAGCGAATGCAGCCAGGGAATCCGCCAGGAACTCTCCGGGTAGGGAGTCGAGAAAACCTCCAGGCATCCCGTCGCGTTGACCGCGATCAATTTGTTCTGCGCGGCTCGCATGGCGGCGTCGATCGCGTAACGGGCGCCCAGAGCTTCTCCGCAGCCCTGGCAGGCCCGGTGGCCGGAGTTGAGGGAATTGGTCCGGTCCATCCTGGACTGGACGGTCCGGTCCTCCTCCCCCAACAGACGATTTCCCGCGGTGAAGGTTCCGGTTTGATAAAACTTGATCCGTTGCCGATCGGCCATATTGATATAGGGGCTCACGTCGCCCCCTCCACAAGCAGAGCTTGATGGAGCCTCCCCCTCTCGCTCGCGTTGCTCGCTGGGTAGAAACTTTGTTGTCTACCCTCTATAGATGAGACTCCCTTTCACGTCAGCTTCGAGTTGACGGCATTGACGGCCCGCAAGACATGCTCCGGCATCGGGCCCGACCGCCGCCGGCGTTGCTGCCGTTCAAGCTCCTGACGGATCACGGTCCAGTTCAGATCCAGGAAGTGGGGTTCGTCCAGCTTTCCGGCCCGGGCTTCCCCGATCAACCGGATGAGCGACGCCTTCGTGATCGAGCGGCCGCCCAGGCCCGCGATCACGGTCTGGACAACGGTCGGAAGACCGCGCAACGCCATTTTAACGTCGCTGGAGACGATCCCTCCCTTTCCGGGCGCCAGGTCCTTTTCGACCACGATCGCCCGTTTCGCCGGATGAAGAACGGCCCGCACCTGCGCCGTCGGAAACGGACGGTACGAACCGATTTTTAAACTGCCGACCTTCACGCCCTGCTCCCTTAATTCATCGACCGCGTCCCGGATCGTGCCGTTGACCGAGCCCAACGCCACCAAAATCGTATCGGCATCGTCCGTCCGGTAGGCGTCGGTCAAACCGCCGGAGCTTCGTCCGAACCGCCCACGGAATTCGGCGCAGAGCTGTGGAATCCGCTCCAACGCGAGCAGCTGTTTGTGATGGGCGAGATACCGCACCTCGGCGAAGGCCTCCGGGCCGACCATCGCGCCGATGGTCACGGGATCGGCCGGATCCAGAACCTGGATGGGATCGTACGGGGGCAGGAAGGCATCGACCTGCTCCTGAGCGGGAAGCTCGACCGGCTCGTAGGCGTGCGTGAGGATGAACCCGTCCATGCAGACCATGACCGGACAACTCAACTCCTCGGCCAGGCGAAAGGCCTGGATGTGCAGGTCCACCGCCTCCTGATTCGTCTCGGCGAAAACCTGGATCCAGCCGGCCTCCCGCATCGACATGCTGTCGGAATGGTCGTTCCAAATATTGATCGGCGCTCCGATCGCCCGGTTGCCGATCGTCATGACGATGGGAAACCCCAGCCCGGAGGCGTTGTACAGCGCCTCGGCCATGAACAAGAGTCCCTGGGACGCGGTCGCGGTGTAGGTTCGGGCGCCCGCCGCGGAAGCCCCGATCAGGATGCTCAGCGCGCCGAATTCGGACTCGGCGTTGATGAACTGGCAATCTCCGATTTCCCCCCGACGCACGCGCGCGGAAAGGTTTTCCACGATGTGGGTCTGCGGCGTGATGGGATAGCAGGAAATCACTTCCGGCCGGCAGCGCGCCACGGCGGCCGCCACGGCCTGCGAGCCCTCAATTTGTTCCGGCATGACTTTTCTCCCTCGACGGCCATGGACGGCCGGACGCGACGGCCTGATAGGTCGTCTCGGCCGCCTCCGCGTTGGCCTCCCCGACCTTCCCCGGAAATTTCCGGCGTATGGCCCGGCCTACGGCCTCCGAACGGAGAAGACCGGTCAAGGCCACCAGGCCGCCGATCAAGGCCGCGTTGGGAAGGGGGCGGCCGGTCTTTTCAAGGGCGATCTCGGAGGCCGGAGCCGTTCGAAGGTGGCCGGCCGGCAGGCGGGAAATCAACTCGTCCATTCCAAGTTCCTCGGGGGTCCGGGCGGAGTTGATCAGGATGTACCCCGACGGACGGATGCCCGCGAAGAGATCCACCTGATGGAGGAGCGTGGGATCCTGGATGATCAAAGCATCGGGCTCCATCACCGGCTCTCTCAGCCGAATCGCGCGGTCGGCAATCCGGCAGAAGGCCGTAACCGGGGCTCCCATTCGTTCGGATCCGAAACTGGGAAAGGCCTGCGCGTATTTACCCTCCAGAAAAGCCGCCACGGCCAAGATCTCGGCGGCCGTCACGACCCCCTGCCCGCCGCGCCCATGGATGCGGATCTGGAACATTATTTTTCCCTCAGACCGCGTGGATCAACGGGTATCCAGAGCGGATCCGGATTTGGCGGCCATGACTTTTTGCCGAACGGGCGCCTTGGCATCGACTTTGGCTTTGGTTTCGACCTTGGCCTTGGCATCGGCCTTGACCTTCGTCGCGGCCTGGATCAGGCGCTCGGCCTCGAGCCAATCCTCGATATCGTGGCCGTGGAGGCCGCCCCGTTTTTCATACAGCTCATAGGCCTTTTGCGCAACCTGTTCACGAAGCCGGTCCTGAAAAGCAGACGCGTTGGGCCAAACCGATTCGCCACCTTTACCGATCTCGTTCGATATTTTCTTCATTGCCATGCCCTCCCATCATATTCTCAACCCTTTTTAGTTGCAAGGTCCAAAGGTCTGATTGATCAAGATGCCATCTCCCGCCCCTCTTTCCGCTTCAAACGGTTTGAATTTCGGTCAACGGCTCAAGAGGGTTCAGCTTCTCCAGCATGATTTTAATCCGCCGCTCCGAACCCCAATCGCTCCAGTACACATCCCGTACCGGTAGCACTTCCAAATGGGACGCATACTGCACCGAAATAGCCTCCAGCAGTCCTTTCGAAAAATTCACGGGTTCTATTCTCCGGTAAACGTCTTCCACAACCTCGGATTCGGCGGGCGTCCCGACCGAATGCCAGATCCGCTGGAAGGAATGCCAGAGAGCCGGGGCCACTTTACTGGCCAGCGCCAGAAGGGTCTTGGCCTTGAAGGCCATCACCATCGTGTTCCACAATCCTCCATTATGGAACAGTTCCTTCGCGGCGCGGCGGTCCGGCTTTTCGATGAACCGAGAGACCGGACAAATCCCGAGTCGGGAGGATGGGCTCGTGTCGTCGACCGGCAGAATATAGCCGTACTCCGGTTCCGGGGCACGCGGCTCCACTCCCAGCAACACCAGGCGAGACGGATCCTGCTCCACCACACGACAGGCCTGGTCCACGTAACGCATGAACAGGTCTTCCTCCAGCACGAAATGATCGGACGGGAAGACCGCCACCACCGCTTCGGGATATTGCTTGTGAAGATGCATCAGCGGGAGGAAGATCCCCGGTCCGGTCTCTTTGTTCAGGGGCTGAAGGATCACGCTCCCCTTCGGACGATCCGACAGCTGTCGCCAAACCTCCGGATGCCTTAGATGGTCCCGACCCACCACCGTGAAGAGACGATCGGACGGGATCAACCTCTCGGCGCGGTGAAAGGTATGCTCCAACATCGAGCGCGTTCCGACGAAATTGACGTACTGTTTGGGAAGATCCTTCCCGCGCAACTGCCGGATGAACGGCTGAAGGCGTTTCCCCTCCCCGGCCGCCAAGATAATTCCACAACGGACCTGCGAATGGAACAACGGGCTCATTTCATTTCCTCCTTGTGGCGTTTCCTCCTGATGACTCAGGCGCCTGATTCCAGCTTTGCAATCCCTAAGGCCCTTAAGATGGCTCTCTCATAATAGGGCTCGCTCACACCCCCCTTCATCTTGTGCAGAAAATACTTCTCCAGGGCGATCTTGGCCAGATGCACCCACCGCCCCTTTTTGGCCCACGTCACGTTTCGGGGCGCCATTTGAGGCAGCGCCACGAATGCGATGCCGGTATCGCCCATGTCGGCCAGGCAAATCGCGTTCCAGGTGGCGGTCTCCCGCTTCGGGTCGTTCTCGATGTCGGCCTTGATGTTGTGGACCGCGGCCGAGACCATCGACTCGATCATGTAGCCCGTTTTCGGCGCTCCGGTCGGAACCGCCGTCTGTTCCACCGGCGGAATGGCCACGCATACCCCCACGGCGTAGATATTCCGATGGCGGGGATTCGCCTGATAGGCGTCGATATTTACGAACCCCTTGGGATTGCACAGACCGGCCGTCCCGGCCATGGCATCCACGCCGAAAAACGGCGGGATGAACATCGCGTATCGGAACGCGATTTCCTGCCCGCCTTCCAAGAGCAGCTTCCCCGGCTGCACGTCCTTGATCGCGGCGTTTACGACGGACTGAATGGAGTGGTCGGCAAATTCATCCTCCATCAATCGGCGGGACTTGCCGACACCCGCCAGCCCCATGTGACCGACGTAGGGCTCCGGCGTGACGAAATAGATCGGGACTTTCCGTCGCAGCCGCCGCTTCCGGAGATCGGCATCCAGGATAAAGGCCATCTCGTACGCCGGGCCGAAACACGACGCCCCTTGCGCCGCGCCGACGACCACCGGCCCGGGATCCTTCAAGAAGGCCTGGTAGGCTCCCCACGCCTGTTCCGCATGGTCCACCGTGCAGACCGATTGAGTATGCTCGCTCGGTCCCAATCCCGGAACGGCCGCAAAATTCAATTTGGGCCCCGTCGCAACGATCAAATAGTCGTAGGGAACCTGGCCCCGGGCGGTGATGATCCGATTGTGTTCCGGATCGATCCGGTCGGCCGCAGCGTGGATGAATTCGACCCGCTTCTTCTTGAGGATCGGCGCCAGCGGGAAAGAAATATCCTTCCGCGTGCGTCGCCCGACCGCGACCCAGGGATTGGATGGAACAAAGTGGAAGAAATCCACGTTCGAGACCACCGCAACGTCGTGTCTCTTGCCCAGGAGCTTCTGACATTCGTAGGCCGCCGGCAATCCGCCGATGGACGACCCGATGACCACGATGCGCGCCATGATTCTCCTCCATCCCGATGTTCACGGGTCCGATGCCGGCGACGGGCCATGCTTCTATTTCTGTAAATCACCCTTCAGGTAGATGACCAACGCATCCGCTTCGGCCTCCGAGGCCATTCCGCTGGGCATCGGGTTCGCAATGTTCGCATACTTCTTTTCCTTTTCCGTCCGGCCCATCATGATGACTTTTTTTATTTCGGCGGGCGCTCCCTGGATGATAAACGGATCGCCTTTCAAGGTCGGACCCACGGGAGTGCCCTGTCCTTTGGGGCCGTGGCAGGGGGTGCACTTGGAAGCGAACAGCTGGGCGCCGTCCATCGCGAACGAAACATCCGGAATGAGCAGCGTCGCCCAGAAAAAGATACCGACCGCCGCCGCTTCGAGTCGGGCCCGCGGATAAACGTTTCGCATCATTCTAGACCCTCCTGGTTCATCACGTTCCTGATAGGCGTCGCTGCTTCCTCCCTTCGACCGGCCGACGATCCCTTCATCCCGGCATCCGGAATCAAGTCTTGCGGTCGGTCTTCGCCATGAAACTGCTGATCAGTTGCTCCACCTTTTTTGAACCGCAGCCGGGGCAGGACACATTTT
Proteins encoded in this window:
- a CDS encoding sugar phosphate nucleotidyltransferase — encoded protein: MSPLFHSQVRCGIILAAGEGKRLQPFIRQLRGKDLPKQYVNFVGTRSMLEHTFHRAERLIPSDRLFTVVGRDHLRHPEVWRQLSDRPKGSVILQPLNKETGPGIFLPLMHLHKQYPEAVVAVFPSDHFVLEEDLFMRYVDQACRVVEQDPSRLVLLGVEPRAPEPEYGYILPVDDTSPSSRLGICPVSRFIEKPDRRAAKELFHNGGLWNTMVMAFKAKTLLALASKVAPALWHSFQRIWHSVGTPAESEVVEDVYRRIEPVNFSKGLLEAISVQYASHLEVLPVRDVYWSDWGSERRIKIMLEKLNPLEPLTEIQTV
- a CDS encoding NAD(P)-binding protein, whose amino-acid sequence is MERKPFAISLDPNSSLANHTGMWRTERPVYVDRLPPCNHACPAGEDIQGWLYPAEEGKYKEAWEVLMLDNPFPALHGRVCYHPCETACNRAQLDEAVGIHAVERFLGDQAIREGWRVVCGPATGKKVLIVGAGPSGLSAAYHLARFGHAATIYDAGPKAGGMMRFGIPKYRLPRDILDTEIARVEAMGVTIRLNHKVEDLEAALIEGKFDAAFLAVGAHLAKRTEIPGRDAGKILDAASFLKSMEGKTPPKIGRRVMVYGGGNTAIDAARTAKRLGAEEAVIVYRRDREHMPAHDFELKEALEEGVVIHWLRTIKQADDVKFTVEVMELDETGRPKPTGRFEEIDADTVILALGQNVDTGFLRNVPGLVIAEDGIIRVDETMMTGRAGVFAGGDMVPSERTVTVATGHGKKAARHIDAYLRGTRYVKAAAHPVATFDKLNTWYYTDAERSKQPVLEAARRRSTFDEVAGGLDPESALLEARRCLSCGNCFECDNCYGVCPDNAVIKLGPGKRFAFNYDYCKGCGICVKECPCGAIEMVKEKI
- a CDS encoding thiamine pyrophosphate-dependent enzyme, which encodes MADRQRIKFYQTGTFTAGNRLLGEEDRTVQSRMDRTNSLNSGHRACQGCGEALGARYAIDAAMRAAQNKLIAVNATGCLEVFSTPYPESSWRIPWLHSLFGNAPAVAAGVAAALRAKGRADVKVVAQGGDGGTVDIGFGCLSGMLERNDDVLYLCYDNEGYMNTGVQRSGSTPPAARTMTTPAVGEHPGNSFETGKNVPRIAMAHGIPYVATASVADLRDLEAKVTKAMGLTGSRYIHIHVPCPLGWAHDPALTIRVARLAVESGLFPLFEAEHGQITGRTLIRRKVPVERYLELQGRFKHLFQDPSHRETLAAIQAVADRHIAEYGLMEGAGSHGT
- a CDS encoding cytochrome c — protein: MMRNVYPRARLEAAAVGIFFWATLLIPDVSFAMDGAQLFASKCTPCHGPKGQGTPVGPTLKGDPFIIQGAPAEIKKVIMMGRTEKEKKYANIANPMPSGMASEAEADALVIYLKGDLQK
- a CDS encoding 2-oxoacid:acceptor oxidoreductase family protein, with the protein product MFQIRIHGRGGQGVVTAAEILAVAAFLEGKYAQAFPSFGSERMGAPVTAFCRIADRAIRLREPVMEPDALIIQDPTLLHQVDLFAGIRPSGYILINSARTPEELGMDELISRLPAGHLRTAPASEIALEKTGRPLPNAALIGGLVALTGLLRSEAVGRAIRRKFPGKVGEANAEAAETTYQAVASGRPWPSREKSHAGTN
- the porA gene encoding pyruvate ferredoxin oxidoreductase; amino-acid sequence: MPEQIEGSQAVAAAVARCRPEVISCYPITPQTHIVENLSARVRRGEIGDCQFINAESEFGALSILIGASAAGARTYTATASQGLLFMAEALYNASGLGFPIVMTIGNRAIGAPINIWNDHSDSMSMREAGWIQVFAETNQEAVDLHIQAFRLAEELSCPVMVCMDGFILTHAYEPVELPAQEQVDAFLPPYDPIQVLDPADPVTIGAMVGPEAFAEVRYLAHHKQLLALERIPQLCAEFRGRFGRSSGGLTDAYRTDDADTILVALGSVNGTIRDAVDELREQGVKVGSLKIGSYRPFPTAQVRAVLHPAKRAIVVEKDLAPGKGGIVSSDVKMALRGLPTVVQTVIAGLGGRSITKASLIRLIGEARAGKLDEPHFLDLNWTVIRQELERQQRRRRSGPMPEHVLRAVNAVNSKLT
- a CDS encoding FAD-dependent oxidoreductase; translation: MARIVVIGSSIGGLPAAYECQKLLGKRHDVAVVSNVDFFHFVPSNPWVAVGRRTRKDISFPLAPILKKKRVEFIHAAADRIDPEHNRIITARGQVPYDYLIVATGPKLNFAAVPGLGPSEHTQSVCTVDHAEQAWGAYQAFLKDPGPVVVGAAQGASCFGPAYEMAFILDADLRKRRLRRKVPIYFVTPEPYVGHMGLAGVGKSRRLMEDEFADHSIQSVVNAAIKDVQPGKLLLEGGQEIAFRYAMFIPPFFGVDAMAGTAGLCNPKGFVNIDAYQANPRHRNIYAVGVCVAIPPVEQTAVPTGAPKTGYMIESMVSAAVHNIKADIENDPKRETATWNAICLADMGDTGIAFVALPQMAPRNVTWAKKGRWVHLAKIALEKYFLHKMKGGVSEPYYERAILRALGIAKLESGA
- a CDS encoding zinc ribbon domain-containing protein — its product is MPIYEYECSGCGKVFTAALSLREHEEKNVSCPGCGSKKVEQLISSFMAKTDRKT
- a CDS encoding DUF2934 domain-containing protein, whose translation is MKKISNEIGKGGESVWPNASAFQDRLREQVAQKAYELYEKRGGLHGHDIEDWLEAERLIQAATKVKADAKAKVETKAKVDAKAPVRQKVMAAKSGSALDTR